TCCTACATCTACAGCCTAAATAACATAGTCCGGTTCACTTAATGCTTTTGTCCAGTACTTCACAAGACCACCCATGACAAAAGGAAGATCCAAGATGGAAAAAAGAGAATAAAACCTACAAAGTCAACCTCTCGTGAAGGATAGTGAAATGGAAGATACAATAACAGAAAGGAAGAAAAGCATACGAATCAAAATCTTCAAGCACAAACTCGATCATATGGTATGGAAGACTATGATAGAGTTCACCGATTTGATTTCCATACAGCTCTTTAATAAGCCGAACCTGCAAAAGAACAAGTTGCATTTTACCAATACAAACATGccaatgaaaaatatttttgagaggtAAAATAACTTTGTACCTAAACGGCACTGAAAAAAACCTATTAAAGAACTACAAAAGCTAGATACTCTGTATGTTATCCATCATACAGTAGATCCATCCCCTCAATATAATTTTCATTCGAATACTAAAAAGATTGTTGATTTTCTATTTTGAAGTTCTGAATTATAATATACCCCACATTCCAAAAGCCTCATTCTACTCTGCTTTCCAGTTGATATCTTCTATTTCAGATTCTTATctttattactccctccgtttcaaaaaGATTGGTATAGTTCGGAGTACGAAGGTCAAAGTACTTAACTTTGACTGTGAACTTGGACATAGATTCTTCaagttttttaaaataaaatttatattttcagaaactacataaaaagtattataaagtcataattgaaaatatttataaaatatttaagaaaaatgcGGTCAAAAAACAACCCGTAGACTTCCCAAATAGTAATAGTGCCAATCTTTTTGAAACGGGGGGAGTACAATGTTCTGCTGAAATCCTCTGTATTTGCATCTCTAGGTTCCTTTCTTCATCATCCAATGTCCAACCCCAATGGTGATTCCACCTCTTTAATTCAACTATCGCCTCTACTTTGTCCTAATTATTCCACCAAATCTTCTGTGAAACTAGCAAATGATTAACGACTTCGAAGACAGTCTCCAATGCAAAGTGGGAAAGGAGATTAAGTGTGTGATTCAAGCCCATGACTGAGCAAGAAACTGCTGAGTCATATCGTTCAcccaaaaaaaaaggaagaactcTGGTACTTCATTATCTCTAAGTTAGGGCATACCTGTTCCCGTCTATCTACATAGGCTTGCAAGAGATCTCCGACATGGTCAATAAATTTCTGAAGAAATCATGAATGCAAGTTCAGAATTATCCAGTCAGTACTATACAGGAAAAGGCTAGGATCTATACAAATGAAGCAATGACCATGTTAGAATAGGATCTAACACAAATAATGCAGTGACCATACTATTGCATTTGACGAGAGAAACTCATTTTCAGCTTCACGTATTGGCAAGAAAAAAGGAACTGTATGTTCCAGAACAGTCATCTTCTCAAGAAATGACTTGCTTTCAAGCACACAGTGGTATAGGTCACAAGATTCGCCTGTAAATTAGACAAATTGACATCATTCACTAGTAATCTAGATGAAGAATCAAAATTTGACCCCATCTACAACAGAATAAACTTCATTTGGGAAATTTGTACAGGTATATCAAGGTATGTATTGGAATGTTCCCAACTGGAAAATTGTAGCCACCACTAGACAATAGCACGTGAAGTACCTGCAAATGAAGTCTCATATTGTATGCCAATCCTTGCTCCATCTAAGCAACAAATAAACTGCACggaaaaatataatataaaaaaaaaaaaaaagtcaggTCTACATCCCTCGCAATTCCAAGCCTCTCCAGCACTGCCAACTTGTTCTGATAGTAAGCACAGCAAACAATATAGATCCAGCCAAACTAAACTACATGTCAACACTTAGTGGAAAGCCAAGATGCAGTAAGAACAGAAAGCACAAAACTACTCAAATTATAAGAGTAGATcgacaattttttttttgataagcaAGAAATCTGACGAGTAGATCAACAAATGAATTAGACACTACAAGAAAATGGTTTGAAATCCAGAAATCAGAACACATAACTTAAAGATCTTAAAGGATCTTTCACAAAATAATTTCTCCTGTAAACCATGACAAATTGTAGTTACCAGGCACAACATACCTTATTCCCAACTTTGTACGTAATCTTTTCATGAAAAGGATTTGGCAACTGGGTTGTGTCCCCTGGCATCTGCATGGCCTTTCTCTCTGCCTCCATATGTACCTAAGATAGATTGAATCATGCAACAGAAAATTATGTGATAGAATCTGAGAACGGGAGCAGAAAAGTAGTAGAGTAAGCTAAAACCATGTAGCTGTCTGAATCTGGCATCCTCTAATATGATGACAAAAAGGGAAAGATTACTGATTGCTTGGTTGGAAAGAGAAATATCTTAAGGAATAAACAAGCTTGGAGATGAATGGACACTCTGGATCAAATAATTTAACCGTACATACCCGCTCTCTTATTGTTGCTAATAAGCCATCATTCCATTGCTCACCTTCTAAGCTAAGTTCTGCAAAATAATCAAAATGAGACAGGAGTTACATATTGTATAGACTAGATCAAGTACATTTCAAGGATAACTGAGGATCAAACAGGACCGATCGAGGAAAAGAACTCATCGTTATATGTGGAACAAGAAGTAACATGCAGCAAAATGCAATGCTGACTTAAATAAGCTATGCCCACCGCGATCAATACACTATCTACTGAAACAATTTTTTACAAATTCACTCTTTAAAGACATAGTTTAAACATCATAAAATCAAAAATGAATGAGCAAGTATTTAAGAAGCGCTTTTTTTCAAGTAGCAGTCTTTAAAAAACTTGCAGCCATATATGGCTGTTATTAGGTACGCTCCTTAGATCAGATACCAAACAACATGGTACAAGAAACACTTGCAGAAAATAACAAGCGAAAATCaagtattagactaaacattacGTTCCATGTGATAAATGAACCATTCCAGTACTATTTGTGTGCTCACAACTTAAATAGAACACAACCAAGAGCAAGAGAAAAAAGAACATCAGAACTAGATGTGCTCTAGAATTCTACCAAAGTTACCTTGAGTTTGAGAAGCACGTGCGGCTTCAAATTCCCTCTGTAGATGCTCAAAAATTGACTTGTCAGAGTCCCTAGAGAAACCATAACTGTCACAGTTATTTGGTGATTCGCACCAATGTAAATGCAGAAAACACAACTACTATGGAAACAGAAAGAAAGCACCACTCTTTTTGGCTCCATCTTAGTAATCTAAGTGCTTGCAAAGATGCCATCATGCTCGGGAGATATGATGTAACTTTATCTGAGCCAAAAGTTTGAGCTCTTAATAAAATTCTTTTAGATGAAATAGCTCCTAATTAAATTAAACTGAGAATTATATGTCATAAGCtctaaataaatttaaatttttttttttttttggtaaggtGAAGATTTTATTAAAAACAGTATCAAGTATTGTCCGTAACAACATGTCCATCTTTCCAATAGTACAAATAATGCAAACAACTATATTTCAAATATTGCAGCTGCTCCTTCTTGCCTTCAAAACACCGACTCTAAATAAATTTAATTGAGAGAGTACATGTCAGAATTTCTGTGCAGTCCTACTTTTGTCCCACCTTAAAAAGGAAGTTATTACACTATTTATATAACAAAAAATGTCTGACGGGACCCGCATTTAATCTTATTAATAAACATTTTCTTCAATTCTATTCTTTAGAAACTAAAACTCAAGATATTCCTTGATGTTTtgctaaccaaaaacaactcataTCATTGACTCTTGTATTAATAAAAAATGCACCAAGTCAAAGAGTATTTCCTTTTGATCAACCATTGGAATATGTTTTTTTAAATCTTACATGCTAAGAAACAATGAATTGCAGGAAGTTCTGTTTATTAGTCCAACATTTCTGTGCCAAAAAGTTTTCTCATGATTATAAAGTAGATTAAGGATGCTGATAAATCTTCTTTTCAACTTTTCTAGTTGCGTTTCCATTTTCACGAATTCCTTTGATCCTCCTTACCCTTACAGTTCTCTATTCACATTCTTTCATTAAAGAATTCCCTTATTCAAACCCTAGCCATCCTATCATCACATATATCTAACCTGCAACTACGTGATGTACACGTCAGCTCCTTTCTTAAACTTTGACCGAAAAATAATGGAAGATTCTCTTGCTTGCAACTTTTACTATGTGTCATTCGTAGCAAAAATTCGAGAAAAGATGTGAGATTTAATGAAAAACTTGACAGATCATGTAAATACCAATCAAGTATATCTTAAGATCCAATACCTAGAAAGACGCTCTGCTAGCTCCGAATGTCTTTTAAGAACATTTGAAACTGCCAGCAAAAGGAGCAATATGAATGTGGGATGATGTAAGGGCCAAAAACCAAAGACacaaaagaaaagaaggttacATCTAGCCCGTACAGCGTCCAGATTTATATCCTCCTCTCGCATAAGAACCTAACAGGCAGCCAATAAAAGGATATATAACCTTTGAAAATACAAATAAAGCGGCCAATAAGAAATCCCAAAAGTCAGTCCTTTCCACTTCAAAAAAGGTTATAAGCATTGACAATATAAATAAAGAGCAATGAGAAATCGCAGAAGCTAGTCCGTTTCCACTTCAAAAACCATGCATACACATGTGCACTCACAATTTAAAAACGCATGTTTCAAATAAGAGTGACATTACTTAACAAGTATTGGGGAGAAGTGATTAGGCATGATATGGTGTTGCTTCAACTTActaaggacatgacccttgataggcgGGTGTGGAGGTtgggattagggtagaaggttcgtAGTGAGGCATGCGTGTCTCCTTTTCATGCCGATAGCATTAAAATTAGTCTAGTATTTTCGTAACTTCCTATCCGCAGATTTCTTTTGTTGTTTCTTTCGCTTTGAGTATTCTATCACCTTATCTctttatcttgttgttgttactacttGTTTTTTCTGcctcttttaatttttctttgagccgggggtctatcggaaacaacatcTCTACCCTCACAAAGGTCGGAGTAAGATCTGCATACATTCTACCCTCCCCGGACCCCACTTTGTGGAATTACAcagggtatgttgttgttgttgttgtattacttAACAAGTATGGCTATCTTAAATCTTCAGTAGATATAATATGTTCACATGCCCTCAAGGGAGAGGGTCTAGCTGCCCATCTCAACAGAGGCAACACTTGGTGAATTCTTGCCATTTGACTAATCCATGGTAAACAAAACCCAATAACTGTGGTGGTAAGAGTTACAGGTAGCCGGTAAACTATCAACATACACACACGCTGCCCCAGACACTATTGTTGGAAAAAAAAGGGGATTTACTTTTAGGATCTGTTGTCAATGGCACCTCATAGTTTCTGTTTCACCTGTAATCTACAATGTTGCTATCCTCCTTTGCCACTCCACTTGGGTTTTTCCTTATATGAAGGGGATTCAACAGCTTACATAGAACCAAAAAGTTCTTTTTGCCCTATTTTCACAGTTGAAAGGAAGTTTTCAACAAAGGAGGTTTTGACATAGCTCTGCCACTGATTAGGGTGTCAAACCCAAACAAATGCATGTATCTCAGAGTAATAGCTGTAAATAAAATTGTCTGAGCTTATCTTAACATGAAGGGCTGTTGTCTTTATATGCTACACAAGAAGACCTAATTGTGGAAAGTGGAAACAACATCAAGAGAAACAACTCTGATGCAAAAGGGCTATCCTCAAAAACATAGTTCTTGTAACTGTAATGACTGATTAACAAAGTACTCAAATTTCAAAAGACAAAAACATGGACTTTCACTTCCATGATATACATTGTACTAAAAGCTGATTGGA
The DNA window shown above is from Nicotiana tomentosiformis chromosome 8, ASM39032v3, whole genome shotgun sequence and carries:
- the LOC104096623 gene encoding uncharacterized protein, with protein sequence MGEMVLMREEDINLDAVRARFSNVLKRHSELAERLSRDSDKSIFEHLQREFEAARASQTQELSLEGEQWNDGLLATIRERVHMEAERKAMQMPGDTTQLPNPFHEKITYKVGNKFICCLDGARIGIQYETSFAGESCDLYHCVLESKSFLEKMTVLEHTVPFFLPIREAENEFLSSNAIKFIDHVGDLLQAYVDRREQVRLIKELYGNQIGELYHSLPYHMIEFVLEDFDSKVTVSLRYADLISTLPSGVSVLAWPMHQSKKSSETIPLSQKGNGVGSHPIPARLTYAEDALRTMSLPEAYAEIVLNLPQALQDMLEHTSST